The following proteins come from a genomic window of Nostoc sp. TCL26-01:
- a CDS encoding sulfite exporter TauE/SafE family protein, translating into MSNLLWQLLLIGLVAGVAGGMFGIGGGAIMVPAMVLLIGLDQKFATGTSIAAQILPIGLLGAAVYYRSGNINFKYAVIIAVGLLIGNLFGAMFATQPFITSETMKKLYGIFLLLIGFRYLLVR; encoded by the coding sequence ATGTCTAATTTACTCTGGCAACTGTTGTTAATTGGTTTGGTAGCTGGTGTCGCAGGCGGAATGTTTGGTATTGGTGGTGGGGCTATCATGGTTCCAGCAATGGTACTATTAATAGGTCTTGATCAAAAATTTGCCACTGGTACTTCTATCGCTGCGCAAATTTTACCCATTGGACTGTTAGGAGCAGCAGTTTACTATCGCAGTGGCAATATTAATTTTAAATATGCTGTGATTATTGCTGTAGGTTTATTAATTGGTAACTTATTTGGAGCTATGTTTGCTACTCAACCATTTATTACCAGTGAAACCATGAAAAAGCTTTATGGCATATTTTTATTATTAATTGGTTTTAGATATTTGTTAGTACGTTAA
- a CDS encoding DUF4351 domain-containing protein gives MIDHDRLFKELISTFFLEFLELFFPQVTVYIESDSLTFLDKEVFTDITAGEQYEADLVAKLRFRGQETFFLVHIENQSYPQTEFGRRMFTYFARLFEKHGLPVYPIVIFSYDTPHKPQTDTYRVTFPDKTVLEFNYGVVQLNQLNWRDFLEQENPVASALMSKMRIAPSDRPKVKAECLRLLATLRLNPAKMKLISGFVDTYLRLNAAETEIFQTEIAKFEPVKQEVVMEIVTSWQLQGREEGREEGRVEGREEGREEGREEGRLQIVMRLLNRKLGAVSPELGERIGKLSPTQVEDLADALLDFTNAGDLVAWLNSHEESA, from the coding sequence ATGATTGACCACGATCGCTTATTTAAAGAACTAATTTCCACATTTTTTCTCGAATTTTTAGAATTATTTTTCCCCCAAGTAACTGTATATATAGAATCAGACTCACTAACATTCTTAGATAAAGAAGTATTCACAGATATTACGGCAGGTGAACAATACGAAGCTGATTTAGTAGCCAAACTCCGATTTAGAGGACAAGAAACATTCTTTCTCGTACATATCGAAAATCAGTCATATCCACAAACTGAATTTGGACGGAGGATGTTTACTTATTTTGCTCGACTATTTGAAAAACATGGATTACCTGTCTATCCCATAGTCATCTTTTCCTATGACACTCCTCACAAGCCCCAAACAGATACTTATCGTGTCACATTTCCTGACAAAACGGTGCTGGAATTTAACTATGGGGTGGTGCAACTCAATCAATTGAACTGGCGTGACTTTTTAGAGCAAGAAAATCCTGTTGCTAGTGCGCTCATGTCTAAAATGAGGATAGCACCATCAGACCGTCCCAAAGTCAAGGCTGAATGTTTACGATTATTGGCGACTTTACGGCTCAATCCAGCAAAAATGAAACTGATTTCTGGGTTTGTTGATACCTATCTGAGACTAAATGCAGCAGAAACAGAGATTTTTCAAACAGAGATTGCTAAATTTGAACCTGTTAAACAAGAGGTAGTTATGGAAATTGTGACAAGCTGGCAATTACAAGGAAGAGAAGAAGGAAGAGAAGAAGGAAGAGTCGAAGGAAGAGAAGAAGGAAGAGAAGAAGGAAGAGAAGAAGGAAGACTACAAATAGTTATGCGACTGCTTAACAGGAAACTTGGTGCGGTTAGTCCTGAGTTAGGAGAAAGGATTGGGAAATTATCGCCGACTCAGGTGGAAGATTTAGCTGATGCTTTGTTAGATTTTACGAATGCAGGTGATTTAGTAGCTTGGTTGAATAGTCATGAAGAATCAGCATAA
- a CDS encoding acetamidase/formamidase family protein: MTHHILKATKSTVHLGGFSHLLEPSLTVDSGDTIDVETYTGYYIYDKAPREFLTPEFLDICQNLPPERKIAAGPHLLTGPIYVRDAEPGDVVEVRLEAIAPSLPIGFNAIRSGWGALPHQFTQPALRFITLDLVNQLTEFPVNSGIKIPLKPFFGILGVATPENARSSVPPGNYGGNIDNRELQAGSRIFLPVFVPGALFSIGDGHSAQGDGEVNVTAIETSMNGRIQLKLRKDLHFVTPIADTATDIITMGFAPTLDAALELALQNMIDFLTKFANLSPEDAYVLCSLAVNFHITQVVNSPHKGIHGLLSKAILSSKISL, encoded by the coding sequence ATGACTCACCATATTTTAAAAGCTACCAAGTCAACTGTACATTTAGGAGGTTTTTCTCATCTCCTAGAACCATCACTGACTGTAGATTCAGGTGACACAATTGATGTAGAAACATACACTGGTTACTACATTTACGACAAAGCACCAAGAGAGTTTCTCACCCCAGAATTTCTGGATATCTGCCAAAATCTACCTCCAGAAAGAAAAATTGCGGCTGGGCCACATTTACTAACCGGGCCAATTTATGTAAGGGACGCAGAACCAGGGGATGTTGTAGAGGTAAGATTAGAAGCGATCGCTCCTAGTTTACCCATAGGATTTAATGCTATTCGCTCAGGTTGGGGAGCTTTACCTCATCAATTTACTCAACCCGCTTTGCGATTTATCACTCTCGATTTAGTCAACCAACTGACTGAATTTCCTGTGAATAGCGGCATTAAAATTCCTCTCAAGCCTTTTTTTGGTATTCTGGGAGTTGCCACCCCAGAAAATGCTCGTTCATCCGTTCCCCCTGGCAATTATGGTGGTAACATTGATAACCGTGAACTCCAAGCAGGCTCTAGAATATTTTTGCCTGTTTTTGTCCCAGGTGCATTATTTTCTATTGGTGATGGACATTCAGCTCAAGGAGATGGAGAAGTGAATGTTACAGCCATTGAAACTTCTATGAATGGTCGGATTCAGTTAAAACTCCGCAAAGATTTGCATTTTGTCACACCCATTGCCGACACAGCAACTGATATTATCACAATGGGTTTTGCCCCAACTTTAGATGCGGCTTTAGAACTGGCACTCCAAAACATGATTGATTTTTTAACAAAGTTTGCAAATTTGTCCCCAGAAGATGCTTATGTTTTGTGCAGTTTAGCTGTCAATTTTCACATCACGCAAGTTGTCAATAGCCCCCATAAAGGAATTCATGGTTTGCTATCTAAAGCAATTTTGTCATCTAAAATAAGTTTATAG
- a CDS encoding COP23 domain-containing protein gives MNLETSSQVLTWGTRVFGVGVLTTFVTATMLNQPSYGGSPTFVCDKSQYQGASVPTTFVFTQDNRKIPLVYWVSSYFSGLSPEKRCQQVSYRFQRNYDNGTLRFIKTGILNRLPVVCATAEKNATCTNKNLLFTLKRGSNPDATARQLFDRQALASGIATNQSSGNTDNDPVNIDFEAFLYFAPSQNK, from the coding sequence ATGAACCTGGAGACATCTAGTCAAGTCTTAACATGGGGTACGAGAGTTTTTGGTGTGGGGGTGCTAACTACCTTTGTTACAGCAACTATGCTCAATCAACCAAGCTACGGGGGAAGTCCTACCTTTGTTTGCGATAAGAGCCAATATCAGGGAGCATCTGTACCCACAACCTTTGTTTTCACCCAAGATAACCGGAAAATACCGCTAGTTTATTGGGTTTCTAGTTATTTTTCGGGTTTATCACCGGAGAAACGATGTCAGCAGGTATCTTACAGATTTCAGAGAAATTATGATAACGGGACTCTGAGATTTATCAAAACAGGTATTCTCAACAGACTACCTGTTGTGTGCGCCACTGCGGAAAAAAACGCTACTTGCACAAATAAGAATTTATTATTCACCCTCAAACGTGGTAGCAATCCCGACGCTACTGCACGCCAATTATTTGATCGCCAAGCTCTGGCTTCTGGAATCGCCACTAATCAAAGTAGTGGTAATACAGATAACGATCCTGTAAATATAGATTTTGAGGCTTTTCTATATTTTGCGCCATCTCAAAATAAGTAA